The following are encoded together in the Daucus carota subsp. sativus chromosome 5, DH1 v3.0, whole genome shotgun sequence genome:
- the LOC135152817 gene encoding uncharacterized protein LOC135152817, with translation MADSSSSQQSQLSQPSNAHPRANRGKKKSLVHASVFSLRDLLSDFGEAFPNLLHLESYQFPSKYDQKAVDTIAVAFGINGPYRAVAPGPNDRSCYPKPGALRIYKETLYAGFRFPPPMFVGRLLAEARICPTQLQPNGWKFIYCFLVQCRKHNLEPSVAVFRYLFKFVNAPNDEGWVKIQYRNVARSIFVSDTAPDSLPLWKKQWFYVYMEGASWEDCFYSNFSRAEDGPVRSLKLGLEEEAAIRILMGDNLHHCSLLLSEASLQAHGLSDLGPKALATLGNIFKKRETAASKAIPVEKARTKRPRKEGGSPIVEKVPAFIAERPTAIDEDPNPYVVQWGLLNKDTIVGDSRAAAEWSKNVVTPRDKAHVVESSDDLQIELLGAQAVASVNTYLQAALHNLREVRTEKTIAERDRDRYLESSTANFERFREVEKELAIEKERVRTLEAELDRVRTEAIEDFKKSKEYEDLMAAEYDAAFPETFKSCWEAIIEELGSKIEGVTLEKFPVPPIPGKTSESSEDLEETEFGDSHPLETQEEEAQDGVDSPMAEDVEKEEEVPEEEGKAKEGDDQFDDGLP, from the exons ATGGCAGATTCAAGTTCTTCCCAACAATCACAGCTTTCCCAGCCCTCCAATGCTCATCCTCGCGCGAACCGAGGTAAAAAGAAATCCCTAGTTCATGCTAGTGTCTTTTCTCTTAGAGATTTACTTTCAGATTTTGGGGAAGCTTTTCCCAACTTGTTGCATTTAGAATCGTATCAGTTTCCTTCAAAATACGATCAAAAAGCCGTAGATACCATTGCTGTGGCTTTTGGGATAAATGGGCCATACAGGGCTGTGGCTCCGGGCCCAAATGATAGGTCTTGCTATCCAAAGCCCGGAGCCCTTAGGATTTATAAAGAAACTCTCTATGCCGGGTTTAGGTTCCCTCCCCCCATGTTTGTTGGCAGGCTTTTGGCTGAGGCCCGTATCTGCCCGACCCAACTTCAGCCCAATGGGTGGAAGTTCATTTACTGTTTTTTAGTCCAATGTAGGAAACACAATTTAGAGCCTAGTGTTGCAGTGTTTAGATATTTGTTCAAGTTCGTGAATGCACCCAACGATGAGGGATGGGTAAAAATCCAATATAGGAATGTGGCCCGTAGTATTTTTGTTTCTGACACAGCTCCTGACTCCCTCCCTCTTTGGAAAAAACAATGGTTTTATGTTTATATGGAGGGGGCCAGTTGGGAGGACTGTTTCTATTCCAACTTTAGTCGGGCCGAAGACGGGCCCGTTAGATCTCTTAAGTTGGGCCTAGAAGAAGAGGCCGCCATTCGCATCTTGATGGGAGACAACCTCCATCATTGCTCTCTGCTGCTTTCAGAGGCCTCACTTCAAGCACACGGGCTTAGTGATTTAGGCCCAAAGG CCCTTGCCACCCTGGGCAATATTTTTAAGAAGAGGGAGACGGCCGCTTCGAAGGCCATTCCTGTGGAGAAGGCCCGTACCAAGCGGCCCAGGAAGGAGGGTGGTTCTCCCATTGTGGAGAAAGTTCCGGCTTTCATAGCCGAGAGGCCCACTGCTATCGATGAGGACCCAAATCCTTACGTGGTTCAGTGGGGCCTCTTAAACAAGGACACTATAGTGGGCGATTCTCGGGCCGCCGCTGAGTGGTCCAAGAATGTGGTGACCCCGAGGGACAAGGCCCACGTGGTCGAGTCCTCGGACGATCTACAGATCGAGCTTCTCGGAGCACAGGCTGTTGCTTCG GTTAATACTTACCTCCAAGCGGCCCTCCACAACTTGAGGGAGGTGAGGACCGAGAAGACGATCGCCGAGCGCGATCGCGATAGATACCTCGAGTCCTCTACGGCCAACTTCGAACGCTTCCGTGAGGTGGAAAAGGAGTTGGCGATCGAGAAGGAGAGGGTTCGAACCCTGGAAGCTGAGCTGGATCGGGTCCGGACGGAGGCAATTGAGGACTTCAAGAAGTCCAAAGAGTACGAGGACTTGATGGCGGCCGAGTACGACGCGGCTTTCCCTGAGACCTTTAAGAGTTGCTGGGAGGCCATCATCGAGGAACTCGGCTCTAAGATTGAGGGGGTCACTTTGGAGAAGTTCCCCGTTCCCCCGATCCCGGGGAAGACCTCAGAATCCTCAGAGGACctcgaggaaacggagttcgggGACTCCCATCCACTCGAGACCCAGGAGGAGGAAGCGCAAGATGGGGTTGATTCCCCCATGGCCGAGGATGTGGAGAAGGAAGAGGAGGTCCCTGAGGAGGAGGGGAAAGCCAAGGAAGGGGATGACCAGTTTGATGATGGTTTACCCTAG